One Amaranthus tricolor cultivar Red isolate AtriRed21 chromosome 1, ASM2621246v1, whole genome shotgun sequence DNA window includes the following coding sequences:
- the LOC130820520 gene encoding uncharacterized protein LOC130820520: NNKNNNNNNNNNNNNNNNNNNNNNNNNNNNNNNNNNNNNNNNNNNNNKNNNNNNNNNNNNNNNNNNNNNNNNNNNNNNNNNNNNNNNNNNNNNNNNNNNNNNNNNNNNNNNNNNNNNNNNNNNNNNNNNNNNNNNNNNNNHNNHNNNNNNNNNNNNNNNNNKNNKNNNNNNNNKNKNNNKNNNNNNNNNNNNNNNNNNNNNNNNNNNNNNNKNNNNNNNNNNNNNNNNNNINNNNNNNNNNNNNNNNNKNNNNNNNNNNNNNNNNNNNNNNNNNNNNINNNNNNNNNNNNNNNNNNNNNNNNNNN, translated from the exons aataataagaataataataataacaataataataataacaataataacaataataataacaataataataataacaataataataataataataataataataataacaataataataataataacaataacaataataataaaaacaacaacaataataataataataataataataataataataataataataataataataataataataataataacaacaataataataataataataataataacaataataataataataataataataataataataataataataataataataataataataataataacaacaataataataataataataataataacaataataataataataataataataataataataataataataataataataataataataataataatcataataatcataataataataataataataataataataataataataataataataataataaaaacaataagaataataacaataataacaataataagaataaaaacaataataagaataataacaataataataataataacaacaataataataataataataataataataataataataataataataataataata acaataataagaataataacaataataacaataataataataataacaataataacaataataatattaataataataataataacaataataacaataataacaataataacaataataagaataacaataataacaataataataacaataataataataacaataataacaataataataacaataataataataacaataatattaataataataataataataataataataataataataataataataataacaataataataataataataataataataat
- the LOC130820480 gene encoding uncharacterized protein LOC130820480, which produces NNNNNNNNNNYNNNNNNNNNNNNNNNNNNNNNNNNNNNNNNNNNNNNNNNNNNNNNNNNNNNNNNNNNNNNNNNNNNNNNNNNNNNNNNNNNNNNNNNNNNNNNNNNNNNNNNNNKNKNNKNNNNNNNNNNNNNNNNNNNNNNNNNNNNNNNNNNKNNNNNNNNNNNNNNNNNNNNNNNNNNNNNNNNNNNKNNNNNNNKNNNNNNNNNNNNNNNNNNNNNNNNNNNNINNNNNNNNNNNNNNNNNNNNNNNNNNNNNNNNNNNNNNNNNNNNNNKNNNNNNKNKNKNNNNNNNNNNNNNNNNNNNNNNNNNNNNNNNYNNNNNNNNNNNNNNNNNNNNNNNNNNNNNNNNNNNNNNKNNNNNNNNNNNNNNNNNNNNNNNNNNNNNNNNNNNNNNNNNNNNNKNNNNNNNNNNNNNNNNNNNNNNNNNNNNNNNNNNNNNNNNNNNNNNNNNNNNNNNNNNNNNNNNNSNNNNNNNNNNNNNNNNNNNNNNNNNNNNNNNNNHNNHNNNNNNNNNNNNNNNNNDKNNK; this is translated from the coding sequence aacaataataataataataataataataattacaataataacaataataacaataataacaataataataataataacaataataacaataataataataataataataataacaataataataataacaataataataataataataataataataataataacaataataataataataacaataataataataataataataacaataataataacaataacaataataataacaataacaataataataacaataataataataataataataataataataataataataataataataataataataataataataataataataataataataataataagaataaaaataataaaaataataataataataataataataataataataataataataacaataataataataataataataataataataataataataataataataacaataataagaataataacaataataacaataataataataataacaataataacaataataataataataataataataacaataataacaataataacaataataacaataataagaataataataataacaataataagaataacaataataacaataataataacaataataataataacaataataacaataataataacaataataataataacaataatattaataataataataataataataataataataataataataataataataataataataataacaataataataataataataataataataataataataataataataataataataataataataataataataataaaaataataataataataataaaaataaaaataaaaataataataataataataataataataataataataataataataataataataataataataacaataataataataataataataataattacaataataacaataataacaataataacaataataataataataacaataataacaataataataataataataataataacaataataacaataataacaataataacaataataagaataataataataacaataataataataacaataataacaataataataacaataataataataacaataataataataataataataataataataataacaataataataataataacaataacaataataataaaaacaacaataataataataataataataataataataataataataataataataataataataataataataataataataataataataataataacaacaacaataataataataataataataataacaataataataataataataataataataataataataataataataataataataataataatagtaataataataacaacaataataataataataataataataacaataataataataataataataataataataataataataataataataataataatcataataatcataataataataataataataataataataataataataataataataataatgataaaaacaataag
- the LOC130820512 gene encoding uncharacterized protein LOC130820512 produces the protein NNNNNNNNNNNNNNNNNNNNNNNNNNNNNNNNNNNNNNNNNNNNNNNNNNNNNNNNNNNNHNNHNNNNNNNNNNNNNNNNNNNNNNNNNNNNNNNNNNNNNNNNNNNNNNNNNNNNNNNNNNNNNNNNNNNNNNNNNNNNHNNNNNNNNNNNNNNNNNNNNNNNNNNNNNNNNNNNNNNNNNNHNNNNNNKNNNNNNNKNNIKNNNNNNNNNNNNNNNNNNNNNNNNNNNNNNNNNNNNNNKNNNNNNNNNNNNNNNNNNNNNNNINNNNNNNNNKNNKNNNNNNNNNNNNNNNNNNNNNNNNNN, from the coding sequence aacaacaacaacaacaacaataataataataataataataataataataataataataataataataataataataataataataataacaacaataataataataataataataataacaataataataataataataataataataataataataataataataataataataataatcataataatcataataataataataataataataataataataataataataataataataataataataataataataataataataacaacaataataataataataataataataataataataataataataataataataataataataataataataataataataataataataataataataataataataataataataataacaacaataataataataataataataatcataataataataataataataataataataacaacaataataataataataataataataataataataataataataataataataataataataataataataataataataataataataataatcataataataataataataataagaataataacaataataataataaaaacaatattaagaataataacaataataataataataacaataataataataataataataataataataataataataataataataataataataataataataataataataataacaataataagaataataacaataataataataataataacaataataataataataataacaataataataataataatattaacaataataataataataacaataataaaaataacaaaaataataataataataataacaataataataataataataataataataataataataataataataataataataat